A part of Candidatus Neptunochlamydia vexilliferae genomic DNA contains:
- a CDS encoding M20/M25/M40 family metallo-hydrolase, with the protein MVEDYDAWFEKNRALLLEDFFTFLRFPSISTDPAYTNDLLACKDWLVAYMEKSGLNTEVWETSGHPTIFASHLEAGDAAPTLLFYGHYDVQPSAPLEKWESPPFEPEVRGHKVYARGAIDNKGQAFYTLLAIRAFLERTKNAPVNIKVLIEGEEEIGSSGLEAIAEEKKEALKADHIYIVDLDMYAEGIPGVTLGVRGVASLNVTVHNSNADLHSGTFGGIALNPARALATTLSKLWDEKGKVTVPHFYDGVKEGGLEGLDEEIDLKKESAPFEIKVFQGEGDYSLVASNWVRPTLEINGLESGYTGEGYKTIIPAEAMVKLSCRLVPGQDPEKIIEALATFLKSNLPAGIGMSFEKGHGTPAMITAPDSATVKGAIAAYERIFSAKCRRQLCGGTIPIAPKLAEICGGEIVLIGMGIPSDSIHAPNENFGLDRFKQGFLSITQLLEIFAEGGPDA; encoded by the coding sequence ATGGTTGAAGATTATGATGCTTGGTTTGAGAAAAACCGTGCGCTCCTTTTAGAAGACTTTTTCACATTTTTACGTTTTCCCAGTATTAGCACCGATCCTGCATATACAAACGATCTCTTGGCTTGTAAGGATTGGCTTGTTGCTTATATGGAAAAAAGTGGGCTCAACACTGAAGTGTGGGAGACCAGTGGTCACCCCACTATCTTTGCTTCCCATCTTGAGGCGGGCGATGCAGCCCCCACCCTCCTTTTTTATGGCCACTATGATGTGCAACCTTCCGCCCCTCTTGAAAAATGGGAGAGCCCCCCATTTGAACCAGAGGTGAGGGGTCATAAGGTCTATGCTCGAGGAGCAATCGACAACAAGGGGCAGGCATTTTATACCCTTCTTGCCATCCGCGCCTTTTTAGAACGGACCAAAAATGCCCCCGTCAACATTAAAGTCTTGATCGAAGGGGAAGAAGAGATTGGAAGCTCCGGGTTAGAAGCGATTGCTGAAGAAAAAAAAGAGGCGCTTAAAGCCGACCACATCTACATTGTTGACCTCGATATGTATGCAGAGGGGATTCCCGGTGTCACCTTAGGGGTGCGTGGTGTCGCCTCTTTAAATGTGACTGTCCACAATAGCAACGCCGATCTTCACTCGGGAACCTTTGGGGGGATTGCCTTAAATCCGGCCCGCGCTCTTGCCACCACTTTAAGCAAACTTTGGGATGAGAAGGGAAAAGTGACCGTTCCCCACTTTTACGATGGGGTAAAAGAGGGAGGTTTAGAGGGACTTGATGAGGAGATCGACCTTAAAAAAGAGAGCGCTCCCTTTGAGATTAAAGTGTTCCAAGGAGAAGGGGACTATTCCCTTGTCGCGTCAAACTGGGTCCGCCCCACCCTTGAGATCAATGGGCTAGAAAGTGGTTATACCGGTGAAGGGTATAAAACGATCATTCCCGCAGAGGCGATGGTCAAACTTTCTTGCCGCCTTGTTCCCGGGCAAGATCCCGAGAAAATTATCGAGGCATTAGCCACCTTTTTGAAAAGTAATCTCCCTGCAGGTATAGGGATGAGTTTTGAGAAAGGACATGGAACCCCTGCGATGATCACAGCGCCCGATTCAGCCACCGTTAAAGGGGCGATAGCCGCTTACGAACGGATTTTTAGTGCAAAGTGTCGCCGTCAGCTTTGTGGGGGGACAATTCCGATCGCCCCAAAACTTGCCGAGATCTGTGGGGGAGAGATTGTCCTCATCGGAATGGGGATCCCTTCTGATAGCATTCATGCTCCGAATGAAAACTTTGGGCTCGACCGTTTTAAACAAGGCTTTTTGTCGATCACCCAACTCCTCGAAATCTTTGCCGAGGGAGGCCCCGATGCATGA